A genomic region of Larus michahellis chromosome 21, bLarMic1.1, whole genome shotgun sequence contains the following coding sequences:
- the TMEM183A gene encoding transmembrane protein 183A isoform X2 has product MAPRGRLAAAAMPKRGARKRLKFRADDVCSERVTVADYANSDPAVVKSGRVKKAVANAVQQEVKSLCGLEASCVPAEEVLSVSGESCDSSDEMDTKESINGRTASRKKKSKRHKDPDGGGGEEYPIDIWLLLASYIRPEDIVRFSLICKKAWTVTCTAAFWTRLYRRHYSLDAYLPLRLRPESMEKLHCLRACVIRSLYHMYEPFASRVSRNPAIPDSTPSTLKNSRCLLFWCKKIEGNRQEVMWEFNFKFKKQSPRFKSKCCKGLQPPIQYEEVHTNPDQDCCLLQITTFNFIFVPIVMGMTFTLFTINVSTDMRHHRVRLVFQDAPVRNGKKPRLEQGVQVVLDPVHSVRLLDWWHPQYPFSPKA; this is encoded by the exons ATGGCCCCGCGCGGCCGcttggccgccgccgccatgcccaAGAGGGGCGCCCGAAAACGCCTCAAGTTCCGGGCCGACGACGTGTGCTCCGAGCGCG TGACGGTGGCAGATTATGCTAACTCAGACCCAGCTGTCGTGAAATCGGGACGCGTGAAAAAAGCTGTGGCCAATGCAGTTCAGCAGGAAG TAAAATCCCTGTGTGGTTTGGAAGCTTCTTGTGTTCCTGCTGAGGAAGTTCTCTCTGTATCGGGAGAGTCTTGTGACAGCAGCGATGAAATGGATACGAAGGAAAGCATCAACGGGCGAACTGCATctaggaaaaagaagagcaaaaggcACAAAG ATCCTGATGGGGGTGGCGGAGAAGAATACCCCATTGATATCTGGCTGTTGTTGGCTTCCTACATTCGCCCCGAAGACATTGTCCGGTTTTCTTTGATTTGCAAGAAAGCCTGGACCGTTACTTGCACTGCTGCCTTTTGGACCAGGCTCTACAGAAG GCACTACAGTCTGGACGCGTACCTGCCTCTCCGCTTGCGGCCAGAATCCATGGAGAAGCTGCACTGTCTCCGTGCGTGTGTCATCCGGTCGCTGTATCACATGTATGAGCCTTTCGCGTCTCGAGTCTCCAGGAATCCAGCTATTCCAGACAGTACTCCCAGCACTTTAAAAAATTCCAGA tGTCTGCTTTTCTGGTGCAAAAAGATTGAAGGGAACAGACAAGAAGTGATGTGGGAATTCAACTTCAAGTTCAAAAAGCAG tCTCCCAGATTTAAGAGCAAGTGTTGCAAAGGTCTTCAGCCACCGATTCAGTACGAAGAAGTCCATACAAATCCGGATCAGGATTGCTGTCTACTGCAGATCACCACCTTTAACTTCATATTCGTGCCAATAGTCATGGGCATGACGTTTACCTTG TTCACCATCAATGTGAGCACAGACATGAGGCATCATCGCGTGCGCCTGGTGTTCCAGGACGCCCCGGTTCGCAATGGCAAGAAACCTCGCCTTGAGCAAGGAGTGCAGGTCGTGCTGGACCCTGTGCATAGCGTGCGGCTCCTGGATTGGTGGCACCCACAGTACCCCTTCTCTCCGAAAGCTTAG
- the TMEM183A gene encoding transmembrane protein 183A isoform X1, with the protein MAPRGRLAAAAMPKRGARKRLKFRADDVCSERVTVADYANSDPAVVKSGRVKKAVANAVQQEVKSLCGLEASCVPAEEVLSVSGESCDSSDEMDTKESINGRTASRKKKSKRHKEDPDGGGGEEYPIDIWLLLASYIRPEDIVRFSLICKKAWTVTCTAAFWTRLYRRHYSLDAYLPLRLRPESMEKLHCLRACVIRSLYHMYEPFASRVSRNPAIPDSTPSTLKNSRCLLFWCKKIEGNRQEVMWEFNFKFKKQSPRFKSKCCKGLQPPIQYEEVHTNPDQDCCLLQITTFNFIFVPIVMGMTFTLFTINVSTDMRHHRVRLVFQDAPVRNGKKPRLEQGVQVVLDPVHSVRLLDWWHPQYPFSPKA; encoded by the exons ATGGCCCCGCGCGGCCGcttggccgccgccgccatgcccaAGAGGGGCGCCCGAAAACGCCTCAAGTTCCGGGCCGACGACGTGTGCTCCGAGCGCG TGACGGTGGCAGATTATGCTAACTCAGACCCAGCTGTCGTGAAATCGGGACGCGTGAAAAAAGCTGTGGCCAATGCAGTTCAGCAGGAAG TAAAATCCCTGTGTGGTTTGGAAGCTTCTTGTGTTCCTGCTGAGGAAGTTCTCTCTGTATCGGGAGAGTCTTGTGACAGCAGCGATGAAATGGATACGAAGGAAAGCATCAACGGGCGAACTGCATctaggaaaaagaagagcaaaaggcACAAAG AAGATCCTGATGGGGGTGGCGGAGAAGAATACCCCATTGATATCTGGCTGTTGTTGGCTTCCTACATTCGCCCCGAAGACATTGTCCGGTTTTCTTTGATTTGCAAGAAAGCCTGGACCGTTACTTGCACTGCTGCCTTTTGGACCAGGCTCTACAGAAG GCACTACAGTCTGGACGCGTACCTGCCTCTCCGCTTGCGGCCAGAATCCATGGAGAAGCTGCACTGTCTCCGTGCGTGTGTCATCCGGTCGCTGTATCACATGTATGAGCCTTTCGCGTCTCGAGTCTCCAGGAATCCAGCTATTCCAGACAGTACTCCCAGCACTTTAAAAAATTCCAGA tGTCTGCTTTTCTGGTGCAAAAAGATTGAAGGGAACAGACAAGAAGTGATGTGGGAATTCAACTTCAAGTTCAAAAAGCAG tCTCCCAGATTTAAGAGCAAGTGTTGCAAAGGTCTTCAGCCACCGATTCAGTACGAAGAAGTCCATACAAATCCGGATCAGGATTGCTGTCTACTGCAGATCACCACCTTTAACTTCATATTCGTGCCAATAGTCATGGGCATGACGTTTACCTTG TTCACCATCAATGTGAGCACAGACATGAGGCATCATCGCGTGCGCCTGGTGTTCCAGGACGCCCCGGTTCGCAATGGCAAGAAACCTCGCCTTGAGCAAGGAGTGCAGGTCGTGCTGGACCCTGTGCATAGCGTGCGGCTCCTGGATTGGTGGCACCCACAGTACCCCTTCTCTCCGAAAGCTTAG